The following are encoded together in the Bombus vancouverensis nearcticus chromosome 18, iyBomVanc1_principal, whole genome shotgun sequence genome:
- the LOC143304052 gene encoding uncharacterized protein LOC143304052: MSKISPDNTDEGGYYLPHHAVIKAASETTKRRVVFDGSAASSTGVSLNDTLYRGSKLQEDLFNILLRFRLHQYVLTGNIEKMYRKFLVRPEDRQYQQIVWRNKEGEIEIYQLNTVTFGLSAAPYLALRCLKQLADDEGHRFPRASSALRRDFYVDDALTGADTKEEVLPLRKELTELLQSAGLNIREWASNDQSILQGISEQDKSRRLQLVEYQTLKTLGIFWDSKDDAILYSVEANAKTSWVTERSISSVIARIYDPLGLLAPVIVRAKIILRVWSLKVDWDEALPADLHSEWNRYYTKLSLLNEVQFPRKTIIKTLIEIELHSFCDASERAYGVCVYLRSLDHYGNIQTRLLTAKSKVAPLKTQTIPRLELSGALLLTSLIAIIRQALHIEVKRTVYWTDSTIVLQWINSSPHTLKTFVANRVAEIQNKTSFTDWRHVPTNDNPAGLISRGQSAEDFLQPNMWQTGPRWLQQPEECWPMWSPTRLANLPEQKAATCLATTPVDNSLLDRFSSWPRELYELLKSEDHIEKVITFLANKQIEWHFIPPHSPHFGGLWEAAVKSFKYHFRRIVGNELFTFEQFNTLVIEIEAVLNSRLLTPISTDPKDLLVLTPGHFLIGESLMSEYLNQLNNHSKWTKGGHNIQEGTIVLLGEDNVPSMHWPLGRVVKVYPEADGIIRTATVQTSSSLLDRGVKRLVPLPCQSVQDESGQSLTSKEVDHTPTYRT; this comes from the exons ATGTCAAAAATCAGTCCCGACAACACCGACGAAGGCGGGTATTATCTACCACACCACGCCGTGATCAAGGCAGCGAGCGAAACAACGAAACGCCGAGTCGTGTTCGACGGATCCGCGGCTAGCAGCACCGGAGTATCATTAAACGACACACTCTATAGAGGGTCCAAGTTACAAGAGGATCTATTCAATATCCTGCTTAGATTCCGTCTGCATCAGTATGTACTCACCGGGAACATCGAGAAGATGTACAGGAAATTCCTGGTGCGACCAGAGGACCGACAATATCAACAAATCGTTTGGCGTAACAAGGAGGGGGAAATCGAAATCTACCAACTTAATACCGTGACGTTCGGGTTATCGGCAGCTCCATACTTGGCCCTACGGTGTCTCAAGCAGTTGGCAGACGATGAAGGACATCGATTTCCACGAGCGTCATCGGCTCTGCGACGAGACTTCTACGTCGATGACGCCCTCACCGGAGCGGACACGAAGGAAGAGGTACTGCCCCTCAGAAAGGAACTAACCGAACTTCTCCAATCCGCCGGTTTGAACATTCGAGAATGGGCTTCCAACGACCAGAGCATCCTCCAAGGGATATCCGAACAAGATAAAAGCCGAAGGTTACAATTAGTTGAGTATCAAACCCTAAAAACACTCGGCATATTTTGGGATTCCAAGGACGACGCAATACTCTACTCGGTCGAAGCTAACGCCAAGACCTCTTGGGTTACAGAGCGATCCATCAGCTCGGTGATCGCCAGAATCTACGACCCACTAGGATTGCTTGCACCAGTGATCGTTCGAGCGAAGATTATACTTCGAGTCTGGTCGCTAAAGGTCGACTGGGACGAGGCCCTGCCAGCGGATTTGCATTCCGAGTGGAACCGTTACTACACCAAACTATCACTACTCAACGAGGTACAGTTCCCACGCAAGACCATAATAAAAACACTCATCGAGATTGAGCTCCACAGCTTTTGTGACGCCAGCGAAAGGGCATACGGAGTCTGTGTCTATCTGAGGTCTCTCGATCATTACGGAAACATCCAGACACGACTACTCACTGCGAAATCGAAGGTAGCTCCGCTCAAAACGCAAACCATTCCACGACTTGAACTGAGTGGCGCTCTTCTACTCACGTCACTAATTGCAATCATAAGGCAAGCATTGCATATCGAGGTAAAGCGTACAGTTTATTGGACGGATTCCACCATTGTTCTTCAGTGGATCAATTCGTCACCTCACACACTGAAAACCTTCGTCGCAAATCGCGTAGCCGAGATACAGAACAAAACTAGCTTCACAGATTGGCGTCATGTTCCCACCAATGACAATCCGGCGGGTCTGATTTCTCGAGGACAATCAGCCGAAGACTTCCTGCAGCCTAACATGTGGCAAACTGGACCACGGTGGCTGCAACAACCAGAAGAATGTTGGCCGATGTGGAGTCCAACACGTTTAGCCAACTTACCAGAACAGAAAGCAGCAACTTGTCTCGCCACAACTCCTGTCGACAACAGCCTCTTGGACAGATTTTCATCGTGGCCAAG GGAGCTCTACGAATTGCTAAAATCGGAAGATCACATCGAAAAGGTAATTACTTTCCTAGCCAACAAGCAAATCGAATGGCACTTCATACCCCCTCATTCTCCACATTTCGGGGGACTATGGGAGGCAGCGGTGAAGTCCTTCAAATATCACTTCAGACGCATCGTCGGTAATGAGTTGTTTACGTTCGAGCAATTCAATACACTTGTCATAGAAATCGAAGCAGTTCTCAACTCCCGACTATTAACACCCATATCCACTGATCCCAAGGATCTCCTCGTCCTCACTCCGGGTCATTTCCTCATCGGCGAGTCATTAATGAGT gagtaccTCAATCAATTGAACAACCACAGTAAATGGACCAAGGGTGGACACAACATACAAGAAGGTACAATCGTCCTCCTCGGAGAAGACAACGTTCCATCGATGCATTGGCCCTTGGGCCGTGTAGTCAAGGTCTATCCCGAAGCCGATGGCATAATACGGACAGCGACTGTGCAGACATCATCGAGCCTCCTGGACCGCGGCGTCAAACGACTGGTCCCCCTGCCATGTCAATCAGTTCAAGATGAGTCCGGACAATCACTGACATCAAAGGAGGTGGATCACACACCCACATATAGAACTTga